A portion of the Bacteroides faecium genome contains these proteins:
- a CDS encoding SusC/RagA family TonB-linked outer membrane protein: MAIYKRISLDILKKTGVVCICLFLCIIPANAQIKNTTGIVVDEESGEPLVGASIIVKGTQQGCISDLNGRFTFHQTLSEQQILVVSYIGYQTTEVPVRHRMMEIRLRQNMHELDEVVVQVAYGTAQRKSITGAVSVVDSRQIEMRPVSSVTSVLNGLVPGVQVIDGIGQPGMEAEVRIRGYSSVNGSNKPLFVVDGMPYTGWMTDLNPADIESVSILKDAASCALYGSRASNGVVLITTKKAKKQGVSLQLDIRHGFSARGQGDYKRMNTNQFMEAMWQGYRNQLISNGSTPEEATTAASNGLINRIGINVYNKADNALFDASGHLVSDAQILDGYKDDLDWYSPYTRNGHRQEYNLSGESGNEKNRVRFSLGYLDEDGYTRKSDFNRLSGLLSADFTPRPWLKTGLSLAGTHQKTNWDTGAAGSTQATYLTNAFYFARRMAPIYPVHLHYTEDVFASGSLLHAKGDYILDAEGGKQYDDGSTSRSEADVSSNGHHLLWESEKNKLWNTANTLQGNVYADVSFLRDFTFSLKGNISLRNTEDREYGNAEIGSYKGTGFISKIGQKYKEYTLQEMLTWKRSFGKHFVEWMVGHENYDYKLNFDETHKKNENFPGVDELSNFTTTTYNEGYTDTYRTEGYFTRARYDYNDTYFAEVSFRRDGSSIFHADHRWGNFWSAGIGWMLSSEAFLKETVWLDRLKVRLSYGQVGNDNFGSSNGLYQWMSLYGPAVNGGEAAYYKVQNENPALKWETNSSLNIGLEARLFNRVNLSFEYYDKRSDDLLFKFIQPLSAGATDSTTGLSTVWRNIGDVSNRGWEFCIDGDIIRNREWEWNVGLNLSKVKNKIGRLPDKDREAGIVNGDYQKIKEGHSIYEFWLYQYAGVDQMTGRSLYLPDFETYYIAGEDGKTPVNGEENITGKNPIPTSGWVDINGQYYTGDPRYARKGWSGSSLPKISGSLNTSLRWKDLTLSALMIFSCGSKVLDLPYQTLTSVGVHALSTDLQKAWNGIPEGMTETSPNRIDPSGIPQVNLDATVNGYSNPKASTRYIVSGDYLSIKNITLSYRLPAAWSKRVALGTIRVHAAVENPALFSKRKGLNPVQTFNGIVNNYASIARVFSFGVNINL, translated from the coding sequence ATGGCGATTTATAAGAGGATATCTCTTGATATACTTAAAAAAACAGGTGTGGTATGCATCTGTTTATTTCTATGTATCATCCCAGCCAATGCCCAAATAAAAAACACGACCGGAATCGTTGTAGATGAGGAAAGCGGTGAGCCGCTAGTCGGCGCTTCCATCATCGTAAAGGGTACTCAACAAGGTTGCATATCCGATTTGAATGGAAGATTCACTTTCCACCAGACTCTCTCCGAACAACAAATTTTAGTCGTTTCTTATATAGGCTATCAGACCACCGAAGTGCCTGTCCGCCACAGAATGATGGAAATCAGGCTACGACAGAATATGCACGAGCTTGATGAAGTAGTGGTACAGGTTGCTTATGGCACGGCACAGAGAAAATCAATCACGGGAGCGGTGTCCGTAGTGGACAGCAGGCAAATCGAGATGCGCCCTGTCAGCTCGGTGACTTCGGTATTGAACGGATTAGTGCCGGGCGTACAGGTTATTGACGGAATCGGTCAGCCGGGTATGGAAGCGGAAGTGAGGATACGGGGATACAGTTCGGTGAACGGGAGCAATAAGCCGCTTTTTGTTGTGGACGGCATGCCTTATACGGGCTGGATGACCGACCTTAATCCGGCGGATATAGAGAGCGTGAGCATCTTGAAAGATGCTGCCTCGTGCGCACTGTATGGTAGCCGCGCTTCAAACGGAGTGGTTTTAATCACTACCAAAAAGGCAAAGAAACAGGGAGTATCGCTCCAGTTGGATATCCGCCACGGTTTCAGCGCACGCGGACAAGGAGATTACAAGCGGATGAACACGAATCAGTTTATGGAAGCCATGTGGCAGGGATACCGCAATCAGCTTATCAGCAACGGCAGCACACCGGAAGAAGCGACGACGGCTGCCAGCAACGGGCTTATCAACAGAATAGGAATCAATGTCTACAATAAAGCCGACAATGCGCTTTTCGACGCAAGCGGGCACTTGGTTTCCGACGCACAGATATTGGACGGCTATAAGGATGATTTGGACTGGTACAGCCCCTACACGCGCAACGGACACCGACAGGAATACAACCTAAGCGGAGAATCCGGCAATGAAAAGAACCGGGTACGTTTCTCATTGGGGTATCTCGATGAAGACGGATATACCAGAAAGAGTGACTTCAACCGCCTCAGCGGACTGCTGAGTGCAGACTTTACTCCGCGCCCGTGGCTCAAAACCGGCCTGTCACTTGCAGGAACGCATCAGAAGACCAACTGGGATACAGGCGCTGCCGGAAGCACGCAAGCCACTTATCTGACGAACGCTTTCTACTTTGCACGAAGAATGGCTCCTATCTACCCAGTGCATCTTCACTACACAGAGGACGTATTTGCAAGCGGCTCATTGCTCCATGCCAAAGGAGACTATATCCTGGATGCAGAAGGCGGGAAACAATACGATGACGGTTCAACAAGCCGTTCGGAAGCGGACGTTTCCAGCAACGGCCACCACCTGTTATGGGAAAGCGAGAAAAACAAGCTTTGGAATACAGCCAACACATTGCAAGGCAATGTTTATGCAGATGTCTCTTTTCTGCGTGATTTCACGTTCTCACTGAAAGGCAATATCAGCCTGCGCAATACAGAAGACAGAGAGTATGGTAATGCCGAGATTGGCTCTTATAAAGGCACGGGCTTCATCAGCAAAATCGGTCAGAAATACAAAGAATATACCCTGCAAGAGATGTTGACATGGAAACGTTCGTTCGGAAAGCACTTTGTAGAATGGATGGTGGGACATGAGAATTACGATTATAAGCTCAATTTCGACGAAACCCATAAGAAGAACGAGAATTTTCCCGGTGTGGACGAGTTATCGAACTTCACCACAACGACCTATAATGAAGGATATACGGATACATACCGCACGGAAGGCTATTTCACACGAGCCCGCTATGACTATAACGACACGTATTTCGCCGAAGTTTCTTTCCGGCGTGACGGTTCTTCGATTTTCCACGCAGACCATCGTTGGGGTAATTTCTGGAGCGCAGGCATAGGATGGATGCTTTCCAGTGAAGCGTTTCTGAAAGAGACAGTATGGCTGGACAGGCTTAAGGTAAGGCTTTCTTACGGACAAGTGGGGAACGATAACTTCGGAAGCAGCAACGGGTTGTATCAATGGATGTCCCTTTATGGCCCGGCTGTCAATGGCGGAGAAGCTGCTTATTATAAAGTTCAGAACGAGAACCCCGCATTGAAATGGGAAACGAACTCTTCGCTCAACATTGGCTTGGAAGCCCGTTTATTCAATCGTGTCAATCTTAGTTTCGAATACTATGACAAGCGTTCGGACGACCTGCTGTTCAAGTTTATCCAACCGCTATCTGCCGGAGCCACGGACTCAACGACGGGGTTATCGACTGTCTGGAGAAATATCGGAGATGTCTCCAACCGAGGCTGGGAGTTCTGTATCGACGGAGACATCATCCGCAACCGGGAATGGGAATGGAATGTCGGACTGAACCTCTCTAAAGTAAAGAATAAAATCGGAAGGCTGCCGGACAAAGACCGCGAAGCAGGCATCGTAAACGGAGACTATCAGAAAATCAAAGAAGGGCACAGCATCTATGAGTTCTGGCTGTACCAATATGCCGGTGTGGACCAAATGACGGGACGCAGTCTTTACCTTCCCGATTTCGAGACTTACTACATTGCCGGAGAAGACGGGAAAACGCCTGTCAACGGAGAAGAAAACATAACGGGAAAGAATCCCATCCCCACAAGCGGCTGGGTAGACATCAACGGGCAATACTACACTGGTGATCCCAGGTACGCACGCAAAGGCTGGTCGGGCAGTTCGCTGCCCAAGATAAGCGGTTCGCTCAATACGTCCCTGCGTTGGAAAGACCTTACATTGTCCGCCCTGATGATTTTCAGTTGTGGTTCCAAAGTACTCGACCTGCCCTACCAGACATTGACATCCGTAGGCGTACATGCACTAAGCACTGACTTACAGAAGGCGTGGAACGGTATTCCCGAAGGTATGACCGAGACGTCTCCGAACAGAATCGACCCTTCGGGCATTCCCCAAGTGAACCTGGATGCCACCGTCAACGGATATAGCAATCCGAAAGCATCCACACGCTATATCGTAAGCGGCGATTACCTGAGCATAAAGAACATCACTCTCTCCTATCGCCTGCCTGCCGCATGGAGCAAGCGAGTGGCACTCGGCACGATACGCGTACATGCCGCCGTAGAGAACCCTGCCCTGTTCAGCAAGCGCAAGGGGTTGAACCCTGTACAGACTTTCAACGGGATAGTCAATAATTATGCAAGCATCGCCCGCGTGTTCTCATTCGGCGTCAACATTAACTTATAA
- the kduI gene encoding 5-dehydro-4-deoxy-D-glucuronate isomerase, translated as MKTNYEIRYAAHPEDSKSYDTTRIRRDFLIEKIFVPNEVNMVYSMYDRMVVGGALPVGEVLTLEAIDPLKAPFFLTRREMGIYNVGGPGIVKAGDAEFELDYKEALYLGSGDREVTFESKDAAHPAKFYFNSLTAHRNYPDRKVTKADAVVAEMGSLEGSNHRNINKMLVNQVLPTCQLQMGMTELAPGSVWNTMPAHVHSRRMEAYFYFEIPEDHAICHFMGEVGETRHVWMKGDQAVLSPEWSIHSAAATHNYTFIWGMGGENLDYGDQDFSLITDLK; from the coding sequence ATGAAAACGAACTATGAAATTCGCTATGCTGCGCATCCTGAGGATTCAAAAAGTTATGATACAACGAGAATCCGCAGAGATTTCTTAATCGAAAAGATATTTGTCCCCAATGAAGTGAATATGGTATATTCCATGTACGACCGTATGGTAGTGGGTGGAGCTCTTCCGGTAGGCGAAGTGCTGACGCTCGAGGCGATTGACCCGCTGAAAGCTCCTTTCTTCCTGACCCGCCGCGAGATGGGTATTTACAATGTGGGCGGCCCCGGTATCGTAAAGGCAGGCGACGCTGAATTTGAACTTGATTATAAGGAAGCCCTTTACCTGGGCTCGGGCGACCGTGAGGTGACTTTCGAAAGCAAAGATGCTGCGCATCCCGCCAAATTCTACTTCAACTCACTGACTGCACACCGCAACTATCCCGACCGTAAGGTGACGAAAGCCGACGCAGTAGTGGCCGAAATGGGCTCTTTGGAAGGTTCCAACCATCGTAATATCAATAAGATGCTGGTAAATCAGGTATTGCCTACCTGCCAACTCCAGATGGGTATGACGGAACTGGCTCCGGGAAGTGTATGGAACACGATGCCGGCTCACGTACACAGCCGTCGTATGGAAGCTTATTTCTACTTCGAAATCCCCGAAGACCACGCCATCTGCCATTTCATGGGCGAAGTAGGCGAAACGCGTCACGTATGGATGAAGGGCGACCAGGCGGTTCTTTCGCCCGAATGGTCTATCCACTCGGCTGCCGCTACGCACAACTACACCTTTATCTGGGGTATGGGCGGTGAGAACCTCGACTACGGCGACCAGGACTTCTCATTAATAACAGATTTGAAATAA
- a CDS encoding gluconate 5-dehydrogenase, translating into MNQYLNFSLKGKVALVTGASYGIGFAIASAFAEQGATVCFNDINQELVDKGMAAYAEKGIKAHGYVCDVTDEPAVQAMVATIAKEVGTIDILVNNAGIIRRVPMHEMEAADFRRVIDIDLNAPFIVAKAVLPAMMEKRAGKIINICSMMSELGRETVSAYAAAKGGLKMLTRNICSEYGEYNIQCNGIGPGYIATPQTAPLREPQADGSRHPFDSFICAKTPAGRWLDPEELTGPAVFLASEASNAVNGHVLYVDGGILAYIGKQPK; encoded by the coding sequence ATGAATCAGTATTTGAATTTTTCTTTGAAAGGTAAAGTAGCTCTCGTTACAGGTGCTTCTTATGGTATCGGTTTTGCTATCGCTTCTGCTTTTGCAGAACAAGGCGCTACTGTTTGTTTTAACGACATCAATCAGGAGTTGGTAGACAAAGGTATGGCTGCTTATGCGGAAAAGGGTATCAAGGCTCACGGTTACGTATGTGACGTAACAGACGAACCGGCTGTACAGGCTATGGTTGCTACTATCGCTAAAGAAGTAGGTACAATTGATATTCTTGTAAATAACGCAGGTATCATCCGTCGTGTTCCTATGCACGAAATGGAAGCTGCTGATTTCCGTCGTGTAATCGACATCGACTTGAACGCTCCGTTTATCGTTGCTAAGGCTGTTCTTCCCGCTATGATGGAAAAACGTGCCGGTAAAATCATCAACATCTGCTCTATGATGTCTGAGCTGGGTCGTGAAACTGTATCTGCTTACGCTGCCGCTAAGGGTGGTCTGAAGATGCTGACTCGTAACATCTGCTCTGAATATGGTGAATACAACATCCAATGTAATGGTATCGGCCCGGGTTATATCGCTACTCCGCAGACTGCTCCTCTTCGTGAGCCGCAAGCAGACGGAAGCCGTCACCCGTTCGATTCATTCATCTGCGCCAAGACTCCGGCCGGTCGTTGGTTGGATCCTGAAGAACTGACAGGTCCTGCTGTATTCCTTGCTTCTGAAGCGTCTAATGCAGTTAACGGTCACGTTCTTTATGTAGACGGTGGTATCCTTGCTTATATCGGAAAACAACCGAAATAA
- a CDS encoding DUF4861 domain-containing protein has translation MKKIFFLLAVALMAFASCADSKQAMTVTVTNPLALERTGEMVEVPMSDVVAKLQLADTAQIIVLDADGQQVPYQVTYDEKVIFPATVKANGTATYTIQPGTPEPFNVIACGKYYPERLDDVAWENDLVGFRAYGPALQARNERGFGYDIFTKYNTTEPVLESMYAEELNKEKRAKIAELKKTDPKAAAELGRAISYHIDHGYGMDCYAVGPTLGGGTAALMAGDTIIYPYCYRTQEILDNGPLRFTVKLEFNPLVVRGDSNVVETRVISLDAGSYLNKAVISYTNLKEAMPVVTGLVLREPDGAVVADAANGYITYVDPTTDRKGGNGKIFVGAAFPAQVKDAKTVLFSETEKKERGGADGHVLAVSEYEPGSEYTYYWGSAWDKAAIKTADVWNKYMAEYAQKLRAPLSVAY, from the coding sequence ATGAAAAAGATATTTTTTCTGCTTGCTGTTGCTTTGATGGCTTTTGCTTCCTGTGCCGACAGCAAACAGGCAATGACGGTCACTGTGACTAATCCCCTGGCTTTGGAACGCACAGGAGAGATGGTTGAAGTGCCGATGAGCGATGTAGTCGCAAAACTGCAACTGGCAGACACAGCACAAATTATAGTACTTGACGCTGATGGTCAACAAGTGCCTTATCAGGTGACATATGACGAAAAAGTTATTTTTCCGGCTACGGTAAAGGCGAATGGTACAGCTACTTACACTATTCAGCCGGGCACTCCGGAACCTTTCAATGTAATTGCCTGTGGTAAATATTATCCCGAACGTCTGGACGACGTTGCCTGGGAGAACGACCTCGTAGGCTTCCGTGCTTATGGCCCTGCCTTGCAGGCTAGAAACGAACGTGGCTTTGGCTACGATATCTTCACGAAGTATAATACTACCGAGCCTGTCCTAGAAAGTATGTACGCTGAAGAACTGAATAAGGAGAAACGTGCCAAGATAGCCGAACTGAAAAAGACAGACCCGAAAGCGGCTGCCGAATTGGGACGTGCCATCTCTTACCATATTGACCATGGTTACGGAATGGACTGCTACGCCGTAGGTCCTACATTGGGCGGCGGTACGGCTGCTTTGATGGCAGGGGATACGATTATCTATCCTTACTGCTATCGCACTCAGGAAATCCTTGATAACGGCCCGTTACGCTTTACTGTAAAGCTGGAATTCAATCCGCTGGTAGTTCGTGGTGACTCTAACGTAGTGGAAACTCGTGTCATCTCTCTGGATGCAGGCTCATACCTCAACAAGGCGGTTATTTCATATACCAATCTGAAAGAAGCAATGCCTGTGGTTACAGGGCTTGTTCTGCGTGAACCGGACGGTGCAGTTGTAGCTGATGCTGCAAACGGATACATCACTTATGTTGATCCAACGACCGACCGGAAAGGTGGAAACGGCAAGATATTTGTCGGCGCTGCATTCCCCGCGCAAGTAAAAGATGCTAAAACTGTTCTTTTCTCAGAAACGGAGAAGAAAGAACGTGGTGGAGCCGATGGTCATGTACTGGCTGTCAGTGAATATGAACCGGGTTCTGAATATACTTATTACTGGGGCTCTGCCTGGGACAAAGCTGCCATCAAGACGGCTGATGTATGGAATAAATATATGGCTGAGTATGCTCAAAAATTACGTGCTCCGCTTTCGGTAGCATATTAG
- a CDS encoding carboxypeptidase-like regulatory domain-containing protein, which yields MKRKFVLLLACLLAGVGLAIAQAPKTITGVVISEEDNQPVVGASILVKGTAIGTTTNVDGKFTISNVPSSART from the coding sequence ATGAAAAGAAAATTTGTGTTGTTATTGGCCTGCTTATTGGCAGGAGTCGGTCTGGCGATTGCCCAAGCACCTAAAACAATCACAGGGGTTGTCATTTCGGAAGAAGACAACCAGCCTGTTGTAGGGGCATCCATACTAGTGAAAGGCACAGCTATTGGAACTACCACCAATGTAGACGGAAAGTTCACAATCAGCAATGTACCAAGTTCTGCTAGAACTTAA
- a CDS encoding SusC/RagA family TonB-linked outer membrane protein produces MLSSARTLKISYIGMKAQEVSIKPGTMKIVMQPDAEVLDEVVVTGMTKVDKRLFTGAADRLTAASVKLDGLPDISRGLEGRSAGVSVQNVSGTFGTAPKIRVRGATSIYGNSKPLWVVDGVIMDDVVEVSADQLSSGDAVTLISSAIAGLNADDIESFQILKDGSATSIYGARAMSGVIVVTTKQGKAGTSRLSYTGEFTMRMKPSYRNFNLMNSQDQMGIYKEMRDKGDLNFASVYRASNSGVYGKMYQLNNWYDKTNGMYGLAQTPEAQNAYLREAEYRNTDWFDLLFSNAIMMNHSVSYATGTEKSTSYVSVSAMVDPGWMLQNKVQRYTANLNNSYKIVKDLSLNVIANASYRQQKAPGTLGQSSDAASGTVSRGFDINPYSYALNTSRTLDPDQYYMRNYSDFNIFNELNANNISLDVIDLKFQAELKWKLFRKLELSALGALKYSATSQEHKIRENSNQALAYRAMGDGTIINRNSWLYKDPDDPYALPVSILPKGGFYNTAQYKMLSYDFRAAASYNDVFNDTHIVNVYAGMESNAQNRTANSFDGWGMQYENGEIPFFDYLAFKKLREGNTNYYDLTNTKKRNVAFFGTATYSYKGRYIITGTGRYEGSNRLGKSRSARWLPTWNIAGAWNMHEEEFFKKLEPALSHFTLKASYSLTADVGPSNVSNSKIIINSYTPWRPSAGVSESGLKIVDPENSDLTYEKKHELNIGLDMGFLDNRINFEAAWYKRDNYDLIGAITTQGVGGSVERMANVASMKSRGFEFTLSTRNIESRNFQWSTDFIFGYNKTEVTDFKSRSRVFDLISGVGFAREGYPVRGLFSIPFEGLDSDGFPIFSFNGQTVTKANYGSLNLQQSTDVDFLKYEGPTDPTITGSIGNIFTYKNFRLNVFVTYSGGNKVRLDPMFRSSYSDLDATPKDFKNRWVLPGDENVTDIPVMTSSFERKQYANLSIAYNSYNYSTARIASGAFVRLKEVSLSYDFPKEWLKSTPISSVGLKIQGTNLALLYADSKLNGQDPEFFRSGGVSAPVPKQFTLTLKVGF; encoded by the coding sequence ATATTAAGTTCTGCTAGAACTTTGAAAATCAGTTACATTGGGATGAAAGCGCAAGAAGTCTCCATTAAACCGGGAACGATGAAAATCGTTATGCAGCCGGATGCCGAAGTGCTGGACGAAGTCGTGGTTACAGGTATGACAAAAGTAGACAAGCGTCTTTTTACTGGTGCGGCCGACCGTTTGACAGCGGCAAGTGTAAAACTGGATGGTCTGCCTGATATTAGTCGTGGATTGGAAGGTCGGTCTGCCGGCGTATCTGTTCAAAACGTATCCGGTACCTTTGGTACAGCTCCTAAAATCAGGGTTCGTGGTGCCACGTCAATTTACGGTAACTCCAAACCATTGTGGGTAGTAGATGGTGTTATTATGGACGATGTCGTAGAAGTCAGTGCCGATCAATTATCTTCGGGAGATGCAGTTACTTTGATTAGTTCGGCTATTGCGGGACTTAATGCAGATGACATTGAGAGTTTCCAGATATTGAAAGACGGTTCGGCAACTTCTATTTACGGAGCGCGTGCAATGTCAGGCGTGATTGTTGTTACCACTAAGCAGGGTAAGGCAGGTACGAGCAGATTGAGTTATACGGGTGAGTTTACTATGCGCATGAAGCCGTCTTACCGTAATTTTAACCTGATGAATTCTCAGGACCAAATGGGGATTTATAAAGAAATGCGTGATAAGGGTGATTTGAACTTTGCCAGTGTGTATCGTGCTTCCAATAGTGGTGTGTATGGTAAAATGTATCAGTTGAATAACTGGTATGACAAAACCAACGGAATGTATGGCCTTGCTCAAACTCCCGAAGCACAGAATGCTTATCTGCGCGAAGCAGAATATAGAAATACGGATTGGTTCGATTTGCTTTTCAGTAATGCCATTATGATGAATCACTCCGTCAGTTATGCTACCGGTACGGAGAAATCCACTTCTTATGTCTCAGTGAGTGCCATGGTCGATCCCGGCTGGATGTTGCAAAATAAGGTGCAACGATACACGGCTAATCTGAATAATAGTTATAAGATAGTCAAAGACTTGTCGCTCAACGTGATTGCCAATGCTTCTTATCGTCAGCAGAAAGCTCCGGGAACATTGGGACAGAGTTCCGATGCGGCTTCCGGCACAGTAAGCCGTGGATTTGATATCAATCCTTATAGTTACGCTCTGAACACTTCCAGAACCCTTGACCCGGATCAGTATTATATGCGCAACTATTCTGATTTTAATATTTTCAACGAACTGAATGCCAACAATATCTCTTTGGACGTGATTGATTTGAAGTTTCAGGCAGAATTGAAGTGGAAACTTTTCCGGAAACTGGAATTGAGCGCTTTAGGGGCCTTGAAGTATTCCGCCACATCACAAGAACACAAAATACGCGAAAACTCAAATCAGGCATTAGCATACCGGGCTATGGGAGATGGCACGATTATTAATCGTAACTCATGGTTGTATAAGGATCCGGATGATCCTTATGCGCTTCCGGTATCTATTTTGCCTAAAGGAGGTTTCTATAATACAGCGCAATATAAGATGCTGAGCTATGACTTCCGTGCTGCTGCTTCATATAATGATGTGTTTAATGATACGCATATTGTCAATGTTTATGCAGGTATGGAATCGAATGCTCAGAATCGTACGGCAAATAGCTTTGACGGCTGGGGTATGCAGTATGAAAACGGTGAAATTCCTTTCTTTGACTACCTTGCTTTCAAGAAATTGCGCGAAGGTAATACAAACTATTATGACCTTACTAATACCAAAAAACGTAACGTAGCTTTCTTCGGAACTGCCACTTATTCGTATAAGGGACGGTATATCATTACAGGCACAGGCCGCTATGAAGGCTCCAACCGTTTGGGCAAATCCCGTTCTGCCCGTTGGTTGCCTACCTGGAATATTGCTGGTGCATGGAATATGCATGAAGAGGAATTTTTCAAGAAACTAGAACCGGCCTTATCTCATTTTACGTTGAAAGCATCGTATAGTCTGACGGCTGACGTAGGTCCGAGCAATGTGTCAAACTCCAAGATTATTATTAATAGCTACACCCCTTGGCGTCCGTCGGCAGGTGTTTCAGAGTCGGGATTGAAGATTGTAGATCCTGAGAACAGTGACCTGACTTATGAAAAGAAGCATGAATTGAATATCGGTTTGGATATGGGATTTCTTGATAACCGCATCAATTTTGAAGCTGCATGGTACAAACGTGACAATTATGATTTGATTGGCGCTATCACAACCCAGGGCGTCGGCGGTTCGGTAGAACGTATGGCAAACGTGGCTTCTATGAAGTCTCGTGGTTTTGAATTTACTCTCTCTACCCGCAACATCGAAAGCCGTAACTTCCAATGGTCTACCGATTTCATATTCGGATACAATAAGACAGAAGTAACCGATTTCAAGTCACGTTCGCGTGTATTCGACTTGATCTCCGGTGTAGGTTTTGCCCGTGAAGGCTATCCGGTGCGTGGTTTGTTCTCTATTCCGTTCGAAGGATTGGATTCAGACGGCTTTCCGATATTCAGTTTTAATGGTCAAACTGTTACAAAAGCAAACTATGGCAGTCTGAACCTGCAACAATCGACAGATGTGGATTTCCTTAAATATGAAGGTCCTACCGACCCGACTATAACGGGAAGTATTGGTAATATCTTCACCTATAAAAATTTCCGCTTAAATGTATTTGTCACTTATTCCGGTGGTAACAAGGTTCGTCTGGACCCGATGTTCCGTTCCTCGTATAGTGACTTGGATGCCACTCCAAAAGATTTCAAGAACCGTTGGGTATTGCCGGGTGACGAAAATGTGACGGACATCCCCGTAATGACCAGCTCTTTTGAACGCAAACAGT